The nucleotide sequence CTTGAGTGATTTGGAAGGAATGATGGAGAGGAGGGTTGGATTGAGTTTGTAATGGATGAAGGGTTTTCCTTGTGAGATGTGGGTGAAGGGAAGTTGGTCGCAGCAAGATTGGCCCCAGCCATCACCTGCTCTGATATCATGGACAAAACTAACCTGAGGTTGGAAAAGATGTGCTTGGATAACTGGAAATATTGTACTGAAGAGCTTAGAAAAATGAGGATTGTTTTTTCTGCTATTCTTTGATCTCAAGTAGGGTATTTGtacatgaataaaatacaagaatacatgcataataaatgaaatcaaaacaatttgaacttaaatattattttgataggTTTATCTGTGTGATTGCTTTCATACTTAGTGCTTTATCTTTTCATCTCTTATCACTTTCAACTTTAAAACTTTATCCTCGACAATTTTATCACAAACCAAGTTTTATCCTTTTATCtccttttaattttcaaatatccTAATAACCTTACCTCTCATCTTCCCCATTCTTCCAATGGTATGTAGTGTGGGTGTTGTGTTTATTCATGTTATAGAGAAACTGAAACCACATTGGAATGCTAATTTAGTCTTTTAAACTGAGGTTAAGGTTGCATTTGTCTTGgcataaaaatatcttttagcAATTATTTTTAGAggaaatattttgtcaaaatataaaaaattgcaTGACTAACAATATTTTTGGACCAAAATGTAGTGGattacataaaattttctataaaataagaAGTGAATATTAATTGATCTGTGCATGGGTGATGAACAATGCCAATTCCTATTCCACTGTGAGTCGAAACTAGTTAAGTTAATTCTCTCTCCCAGGTTTCGGGTTTCCACAAAGTGTTTTGTGTAAATTGTATTCTTTCGTTTTATGATTTTGTGGGACTGATGGTATAATATTGCATGAATGTTTAGCCAATTGTTTATACAACATTTCGTGTTCTTTGGATATTGCTAGAAAGCATTCAGTGTAGAAGCACTATTAGATTTCAGAACCTAGTATTTGGCAAATGCTGATATTCATGTCAGCAAAATACATAAGGCCCCATTTGAGCTAGGTGCCGGGGTATTACATCTCTAATTAGCTTTATCAATTATTAGGATTGCTATTATATTCAATGTCATATTTAAGAATTTCACTTTCTGttatcttcctttctttcttttaataaattttttttctgtttcatCTACTTCCCTTGCAAGTATTTCAATAgctctttttgtttgtttgccaTGTTTAAACAATCTTAATTGTGACTCCCCCGCTCATATGCATCAATCTAACCTTATATcaataatctcattttttattttgaattttcttatatAGACACATCTATTATAGCATTATTTGCATCTCAATTACCCTTATATTTTACACGTGTTAATACTTAGCTACTTAACGTTTGTGTCACGCAATAagtgttataattttattaaaaaaaaaaaaaacttttctttttgatttaaattttacaaaatactGCCAAACACTAGAAATGgctaaaagaagaaaggaaccACAACTGGGCAATTTAAGTTTTTCAGCAGCAAGAGATGTCAATCAATAAGGTTGTCATAAAGCAAAGAGTGGAAATGGTGCATTGCCTTCTCCACGGATGGAGCATACCTGCCACTACAGTATGCGGGTGATTCGAGGCCCTTTTGAACAGCTTCACACAAACTGATATCTTCCATCTATAAGTAGCCACAAAAATGGATAATgtgaaagggaagaagaaaatctAAAGCACTATGACAAAACATaagaattttgagatggattgtGCGTACCTGTACTCTTTCACTATCTTCTAGACTCTTCTCAATGAAAGATTTATCATCCTAAGGAACAGACATAAATAAAGTTATATTTCAACTTTAACTGCTCCGGAAAGAAGCAGTAGCTATTTAAGATTTTGTAATTCAGAAATTGAGGCCAAGGCCATATTATGATTATGTTGCTTTAGCCCTTCTCAAGGCAGTCTTCAGCTATTACCTTGATGATTTACTCTTTAGAAATATAACACTTTGTCATGACGTGCTAGTTAATTAGGGGCGGTTATAGTATTTTTATTCAGTTGTAGTATTTTTACAGTTATGTTTTAGGAATAATTGAGTATTATCTAAAATCAATTTACAATTACAAAATAGTGAGGTGGTAGTGGAGTGATTTAGGAGCAATTATTGATAGTGAAGGAGTGGTAACCCCACAGCGCAGAGCATGTTATAAATTGTGAAGAATTTATTGAAATCTCTGATTTCCCCCTATTGTTCTCtctgatttccctctcaattttgTCAAATTTCTCCTGATTTTTCTCCTACTTTCTATCAATCTCCCTAATTTTAGTCTGTTCCCCCTCAATTCTTCgttatttctccctcaatttctaGTTCTGCCTTCTAAGGAAACATCAATTAAGACTAGGGTCATGACACACTTATCAAATTGTTGAATAGGGATCAATGATTGAGATAAGATTGTAGTTGTTGgcttcgaaaaaaaaaaaaaaagacccatTCCTTtacattctctctctttgtcaACTAGTATTCTTTCTTAATAGTAATTTCTCTTAAATGTGTTCAATAGTAATTTACCTTAAGAGAAGCATCCAGAAAGTAGTCGAATATGACTTGGCATTTTCTCGGACCTAGTGGGAGTACAAGATTAGTGTCCATCCAGGGCCCATATCTGTGGATACGAAGAGAGAGGAGCCATAATCGAACTTAGCAATCTATCAACTAAATAGGCTCAGCTTATGAATCAACCATTGCTGCACTTTTCAAGGACGAGTTACCTATTGATCATGAAATTTGGATATATGAAAGCATACAGAGCTTTTGATCCAAGCCTGTCAAAACCATCACCATTTTCCACAGAACTGCCCTCACATTGTTGAACGTTCACTCTCTCAAATATCTTTCTTGTTGGAAGCAATGAGGAAGATATTTAGAACAGATGTCAGAAGCATTACTTATCAATAGCAATAACAGAAGTCTAATAGGCATTGCCAAAGACATAGCATATTATTTGCAGTAGGGgagtaaaaactaaaaatcagAGGAAAGAACTTAGAGAGCGTACTGTGGTCGAATAGGACTCAAGCTCAAGACCAGACGCAAGACCTTTATGTGCATATGGTACATGATAACCACCATCCAAGTAGTTGTCACAGAAAACCTGCACAAAGAAATTTGAAGATTTACCAGGCTCCAGGGAAATGCATGGGACCGATTGAAATTATAGCTAAAGCATGTGGCTGCTTCATTTTCAATAGAGAAGCGAAGGCACTGAAGAGTAAGAAATAATGGTAAAGCTTCAATGTCTACTGCTCAGAGGAAACATAACAGAATGCCAAAAGAAAGCAAAGCAGCTAAAAGGGTCAGTCATAGTGATTTCATATTGCGCATGTTAAGGACCAGACCTTCAGTTACATTCAATGGTGTATCTGCGTCTGCATACATAACTCAGGAAAGAGTTGACACCACCGGTACTCAGCATCTCACACGAACTGCCAAGCCATTCATTTCCTACAATGTTGCTATCAGCTTCTGAATGAGGCAACTTCTTTTCCAAGCTGAGCAGAACAAATGGTCCCCAGAGAGCTACCCTAATCGGTACAAGTCCAAATTCCTGTCCACAATAGCTAGATAAATCACCTAACCACCTTATAGTACAAAAATagttatgagatattgaaatTTCTACCCATAAGAACATGTTGCATACATTTACATTGAAATTCCGAACTCCTGTTATTCTAGTTGCCTTTAGAAGCGCTCCATCCAACCCATAAGTCCAACCCTACAGAAAAAATAATAGTCAATCACAGTATTAgcaattaacttaaaaattaataacaaactGATACATAAAGGGTCCCTGGGtatcattttcaatattctGAATCTTGCTTTTAGAGTGtgatttttgagttttcagAAATAACACTAATGGAGAATTGAAAAAGGAAatcattttcatgaaattttctcttaagctcaaataaaaacaacaacaacaacaatcacgagctttaatcccactagatggaGTCCGTTATATGAATTATATCTCACCAACCATCTCCATCCATAATCAATGACCAAATTTTATGCAAGGTGATTATATCATATGTCATATTTAAGGGCATCCTACCTAATTTGCTACAAATAtcttccatttcatccatttgcCTCATATGATTAAACCATCTTAATTACGTATGTCTCACACAACCCTTCCAACCTATTTACGTATAATTTTAGTTTCGattctatcttttcttgtatggttgcaTATTCACCATAAAATCCTCATCTTAGTCATGCTTTGCACATGTTAGTATTTTTTAGCCCAACATTATGAGCTATACAATAAAGACTGTCTAAATCATCCAATAAAACTTTCCTTTTAGTTCTAAAGGAATTTTACTATCACATGAAGTGCTATACGCACTTCTCCATCTTAATGACTTGCTTGATTCTGAGTAACATCTTTAGTAATCTCCTCTTCTTTTTGATCAATTGATAGACATcaaaactgtttttttttttttcccctagaAGTAagttgatttttaaatttgactgCCACATCATCCACACTTACTTTTTTATTGAATCTGCAATTCATTTATTCAGTTTTTGACATGCTCAACTTAAAACCTTGGATTCCAAAGGGATCATGTTTCAAGCTTAATATTCATGCTTTCTTAAATCATCTGCAAGTAACATACACCAAGGCATCAATTCTTGAGTTCATTATTTGAGAAGGAACAAAAATAAACAGTTCActgaaaaatggaatttttctGTAAAGTtcttgaacaaaaaaaaaagaaaatgtctcaggaaacattttttttataaacatattttccaTTGCACTCTGCCTCATTGG is from Diospyros lotus cultivar Yz01 chromosome 2, ASM1463336v1, whole genome shotgun sequence and encodes:
- the LOC127794581 gene encoding choline monooxygenase, chloroplastic, which translates into the protein MAMTWKPNNCLQPLLLESKKSRSQLQSQSNSSCFGPSLDRTLPNFSSSSSSSSSFKPKNPFSSCYSSSSSDPTTALEEAWRMVCQFDPKIPIQEALTPPSSWYTHPSFLSLEFDRVFFRGWQAVGYTEQIKESGNFFTGRLGNVEYVVCRDNNGTIHAFHNVCRHHASLLASGTGRRSCFACPYHGWTYGLDGALLKATRITGVRNFNVNEFGLVPIRVALWGPFVLLSLEKKLPHSEADSNIVGNEWLGSSCEMLSTGGVNSFLSYVCRRRYTIECNWQVFCDNYLDGGYHVPYAHKGLASGLELESYSTTIFERVNVQQCEGSSVENGDGFDRLGSKALYAFIYPNFMINRYGPWMDTNLVLPLGPRKCQVIFDYFLDASLKDDKSFIEKSLEDSERVQMEDISLCEAVQKGLESPAYCSGRYAPSVEKAMHHFHSLLYDNLID